From a region of the Zingiber officinale cultivar Zhangliang chromosome 4B, Zo_v1.1, whole genome shotgun sequence genome:
- the LOC121976309 gene encoding 50S ribosomal protein L13-like, which translates to MASAVQPFTGNLKKALAGLRRINLEGLRWRVFDAKGQVLGRMASQISIVLQGKDKPTYTPYREDGDMCIVLNAKDICVTGRKLTNKFYRWHTGYVGHLKERSLKDQLAKDPTEVIRKAVFRMLPRNKLRDDRDRKLRIFSGSEHPFADRPLEPFVMPPRNVREMRPRAKRALIRAQKKAEQGNANPTAKKGDEAQVSA; encoded by the exons ATGGCATCAGCTGTTCAACCTTTTACAGGAAACTTAAAG AAAGCTCTGGCTGGACTGAGGAGGATCAATTTAGAGGGTTTGCGGTGGCGAGTATTTGATGCAAAAGGCCAG GTCCTCGGGAGGATGGCGTCTCAAATATCAATTGTACTTCAAGGCAAAGATAAACCGACATATACACCATATCGGGAAGATGGAGATATGTGCATTGTGCTTAATGCAAAAGACATCTGTGTTACAGGAAGAAAATTGACTAACAAATTCTACCGCTGGCACACTGG ATATGTTGGTCACCTGAAAGAAAGAAGTTTGAAGGATCAACTAGCAAAAGATCCTACTGAAGTGATTCGAAAAGCTGTCTTCCGCATGCTACCACGCAACAAACTACGTGAT GACCGAGACCGCAAGCTCAGGATATTCTCTGGAAGTGAGCACCCATTCGCCGATCGTCCTCTGGAGCCATTCGTAATGCCTCCCCGTAACGTGCGGGAGATGCGGCCCCGTGCTAAGCGTGCCCTAATTAGGGCTCAGAAAAAGGCAGAGCAGGGCAACGCTAACCCAACCGCAAAGAAGGGAGATGAAGCTCAAGTGAGTGCATGA